The region CAGCGTTTATTGCCGAAATCGTGCGTTCAGGTATCAATGCCGTGAGTTATGGTCAAACCGAAGCGGCAATGTCGCTTGGTCTGCCAAAAACGAAGACATTGAAATTGGTGATCATTCCGCAAGCGATGCGCATCATCATTCCACCATTGACAAGTCAATACTTGAACTTGACCAAAAACTCATCCCTAGCCACTGCGATCGGTTATCCAGACTTGGTTTCCGTATTTGCTGGCACAACGATGAACCAGACAGGTCAAGCCATAGAGATTATTTCTATGACCATGGGTGTTTATCTAGCCTTGAGTATTATCACCTCAATCCTGATGAACTTGTATAACCGCAAAGTTGCCTTGGTGGAGAGATAATATGAAAGCGCAGAAAGTACATCAATTTCAACCTAGTCTGCCGCCACCAGAGAACACCACCGGTGTCGTTGGCTGGCTGAAGAAAAACTTGTTCAATGGTCCAGTTAACAGCATTGTTACTGTAGTGCTGTTATTCCTTGCAGTTCGCGCTGTGTGGGCACTCCTCGAATGGGCTGTGATTAACGCCGATTGGATTGGCGCAACGCGTGATGCTTGTACTCGTGATGGAGCCTGTTGGGTCTTTATTCGCGTACGTTGGGAACAGTTCATGTATGGTTTCTACCCTGCAGCAGAACTGTGGCGTCCACGTGTGTTCTTCGCTTCATTAGCCGTGCTCATTGCTGCGATGGCTTATGAGAAAACACCAGGGCGTAAGTGGATTTTCGGTTTCTTTATTCTGATCTATCCATTCCTTATTGCTGGTCTGCTATTTGGTGGTTACGCAGGTTTACCTGTGGTTGAAACCCACAAATGGGGCGGCTTGATGGTGACCTTAGTGATTGCCTTGGTGGGTATCGTCGTTTCACTACCAATTGGCGTATTTTTGGCTCTAGGTCGTCGTTCAACCATGCCGTTGATTCGTACCCTAAGTACCGTTTACATCGAAGTTTGGCGTGGCGTGCCACTGATTACCGTGCTGTTTATGGCATCGGTAATGATTCCACTCTTCCTTAGCCAAGGTCACGATATCGACAAACTATTACGTGCGTTGATTGGGGTTGCCCTATTTAGTGCAGCGTACATGGCGGAAGTCGTGCGTGGTGGCTTGCAAGCTATTCCTAAAGGCCAATACGAAGCAGCAGACGCCTTGGGCTTAAGCTTCTGGAAGAAAATGGGACTGATCATTTTGCCACAGGCATTGAAGATCACTATTCCTTCCATCGTAAACACCTTTATCGGTCTTTTTAAAGACACCAGTCTGGTGATGATCATCGGTATGTTTGACGTACTGGGTATTGGTCAATCAGCGACTACCGACCCTGCGTGGTTGGGCTTTGCAACGGAAAGTTATGTTTTTGTCGCGTTAGTGTTCTGGGTGTTCTGTTTTGGTATGTCGAGATACTCAATTTGGCTCGAAAACCGACTCAATACCGGCCACAAACGATAAGCAAGATTCAAGGAACGTATTATGACGCAACAAGATACTCATGATTTTATGATCCAGTTGAAGGACATGAACAAGTGGTACGGTGAGTTTCACGTACTGAAAAACATCAATCTGAACGTGAAAAAGGGCGAAAAAATCGTTATCTGTGGCCCATCTGGTTCAGGTAAATCAACCATGATTCGCTGTATTAACCGTTTGGAAGAACACCAAAAAGGTCAAATCATCGTTGCTGGCAACGAACTGACTGAAGATTTGAAAAACATCGAATTGGTGCGCCGTGAAGTCGGTATGTGTTTCCAACACTTTAACCTCTTCCCTCACCTCACCGTATTGGAAAACTGCACGTTAGCGCCAATTTGGGTGAAAAAGATGCCAAAAGAGGAAGCAGAAGCGATCGCGATGAAATACCTCAAACGCGTGAAGATTCCTGATCAGGCCGACAAATTCCCAGGTCAATTGTCAGGTGGTCAACAGCAGCGTGTGGCTATCGCTCGTTCACTTTGCATGAGCCCACAAGTGATGCTGTTCGATGAACCTACCTCTGCACTTGACCCAGAAATGGTGCGCGAAGTACTCGACGTTATGGTGGAACTGGCTGACGAAGGGATGACCATGTTGTGTGTAACGCACGAAATGGGCTTTGCTAAAGAAGTCGCAGACCGCGTTATCTTTATGGATGCGGGTGAGATCATCGAAGAGAACAATCCAAAAGATTTCTTCGAAAATCCACAATCGGATCGTACGCAAAATTTCCTATCGCAAATTTTGCACCACTGATTTTGGTATGCTCCAACCAAAGAAAAGAGGCTTTATGCCTCTTTTCTTTTTGCTTATCACACGGTTAGCATTATACTGAGTGCGACAGTTTAAATGTAATACTGCCCATAAGTAGCGATAAAAATGACATATAGTGTTACAACTTGGTCATACGTTTGTTACTTGAATTTTATTATGATTAAACACATAAATTGGATGCTAAACAGGGAGCTAGGTTTTCGATAGTCGTTCACACTAGACTTGAAAAAAACATTGTTAGCCCCCATTTAATTTGGCAATCGGTGCACTTGCCTAGTCGCAGTGCCAAACTAAGACCAGCAGTAACAATCCGTTGAACTTTTTGTTATGGCACGGTCTAAAAAGTAAATGGTAAACCTTTTACGAGGAAGAATATGAATAGTCCTATGTACTCACGCTCACGCACTTATGATGGTGCTTTGCAAACGAACAAGGTGCTAAGAAACACTTATGCACTACTGTCTATGACTCTACTTTGGTCAGCGATCGTGGCAGGCGTCTCCATGGCGATGAACCTTCCTCGTCCTGGCATCATCATCACCCTAGTTGGTTTCTACGGCTTGCTTTTCCTAACCGAAAAGAACCGTAACAACGGCATGGGCTTGGTGTTCACGTTCTTGTTTACCGGCTTCCTAGGTTACACCTTAGGTCCAATCCTAAACATGTACGTGGGTGCTGGTATGGGCGATGTGGTTCTGACTGCTCTTGGCGGTACAGCGCTTGCGTTCCTAGGTGCATCAGCGTATGCCCTAACCACTAAGCGTGATTTGTCTTTCATCGGCGGCCTATTGATGGCTGGCTTCGTGGTACTGCTGGTTGGTACTGTGGTGAACTTGTTCTTCCACATGCCTGCACTTTACCTAGCGATGAGTGGTCTGTTTGTGCTGTTCTCAACAGGTGCAATCATGTTGACCACACAACAAATCATCCGTGGTGGTGAAAACAACTACATCTCTGCGACCATTACTCTGTTCGTATCGATTTATAACTTGTTCATCAGCTTGCTAAGCATTCTAGGCGTTATGAACGACGACTAAGCTTATAGCAGCATAAGAGTTGAGCAAACAGCCCAGGAATTTCCTGGGCTTTTTTATTTCCCCTAGCTTTGTTTAAATGGCTTATTTCATCCTTAAACCTAATTAACCATCTAATATGCGTTTATTTGTGGAATTTAATTCCACTCTCAATCGACTGCCACCCCATTTATCTTTACCTCAAATTTGGCGATATTAGCCGCAACACAACGCAGAGATATCCCATTCGCGGTCACCGTGACTCACATGCTCTCGCCAACCCTGAATTCAACCCAATGGTGCTCATCTAAGCATCATTTGGTCACTTTGATAAAAAGCGGAAATCACATCATGAAATTATTCTCTCCAATTAAAATGGGACAGCTTGAACTCAGCAACCGTATCGCCATGGCGCCTATGACTCGCGCTCGAGTTAACAACGAATTTGATGCAGCAGATGACGATACTGCTATCTACTTTGCCCAACGTGCTTCAGCAGGCCTGTTGATTACCGAAGGCTCACAAATATCAAAACAAGGTCAGGGATTTCTCTTCATTCCCGGAATTTACAATGAAGAACAAGTCAAGGGCTGGCAGAAAACCACCCAAGCAGTGCACGACAAAGGCGGAAAAATCTTTATTCAGATTTGGCATGTGGGCCGCATGTCACACACCTCATTACAACCAAACAATCAAGCACCAGTAAGCTCGGTTGCAGAGAAAGCCAACGGCACTTGTTTTGCTTACGATGCACAAGGTAACGCGGGAAAAGTAGAAGTATCCGAACCAACCGCATTAACGCTAGAAGGCATCAAAGCCATTAAGCAAGACTATGTAAACGCTGCGAAGAACGCGATTCGTGCGGGCTTCGATGGTGTTGAAATCCACGGTGCGAATGGCTATTTACTTGAACAATTTATCAATGCAGGTTTAAACACTCGTGATGACCAATATGGCGGTCAAACCATAGAAAACCGTCTACGTCTGACTCTAGAGGTCGTAGACGAAATTGCAGCGGCTATCGGTTCAGAAAAAACCGCGATTCGTGTTGCCCCATTTGGCCGTTTCAGTGATATGCATGCGTTCGAAGGTGAAGAAGAAACTTGGTTAACCTTAGGTGATGAACTCAATAAGCGTAATCTTGCTTATGTACACCTCAGTGAGCAAGGTACCATTGGAGATGTCTTTACCATTCCCGAAGGCTTTACCGGAAAATTCCGCGAACACTACCAAGGTATCATTATGATTGCCGGTGGTTTCGATAAACAAAGCGCTGAAGAATACCTTCAACGTGGCGATGTTGATATGGTCGCTTTTGGTCGCCCATATATCGGTAACCCAGATCTAGTCGAAAGATTGCAAAACGATTGGCCCTTGGTCGAAGCCGATCGCGCCATCTTCTACGGTGGTGACAGTCACGGGTATATTGATTTCCCAGCTTATCAGCCAGAACACGCTGAATAAGCCTATTGATTAGCCAAGCCCCTTATCTTAGGGGCTTTTTGTCATAAAATTCTCTGATTTCTACTTGAGGCTCCCCTTTCCCTTCGCTACCCTATGCACATTACGATTGGGGACACTAAAAATGATTCAATACCAAGGCAAATCAATCGAAACTGACCAAGAAGGCTATCTATTAGATTCTTCGTTGTGGGAAGAAGAGATGATTGCAGTACTTGCACAAGCAGAAGGCATCGACCTTACCGATGCCCATCGTGAAGTAATCCTGTTTGTTCGTCACTTCTATGAAGAGTTCAATACTTCGCCAGCAATTCGTATGCTCGTGAAAGCGATGGAAAAAGAGTACGGCAAAGAGAAAGGCAATAGCATTTACCTCTTTAAGCTGTTTCCGAAAGGTCCTGCTAAGCAAGCAACCAAATTGGCTGGCTTACCCAAACCCGCAAAATGTTTGTAATCCTTGTAGGGCGCTCTGCCCTACAAGATTTCAAAACCGGTATAAACGACATCGCAAGGCACCGCTTCACGAAGCACGCTCTCCACCACTGCCGTTCGTGGCCCTTTAGCCAAAAACTCATACAGGGCATCAAGTTGTTCCGGACTGCCGTGTGCCACCACTTCCACACTGCCATCAAACAGATTTTTCGCATAGCCAGTTAACCCTAGCTTCAAACACTCGTGTGCGGTGAAATAGCGAAATCCGACAGCCTGCACCACACCCGAAACAGTAAATTTCTCACAAGTCATGATGTTCCCTCATAGCCATATCCGTATGAATCCATTGCAAATCAAATTCGATCTGTTCAGTGATTCTACCTGTGACCCTATGGAAGAAACCCAATCCAGATCAAAACTTGTCCGACCTTGTTTCTTCTTTTTCTCATTCATTCGCTTCGTCTAATATTAGTCAATATTCCAGTTTTTTGCGAAATGCTAGCATATTCCTCTACTCCTAAAGAGTTAGACATCTGCACTGCTGTTTTTTTGGCCTCATGCATTAAAACAGCTTTTTTATGCGGCTCTATTTGCTTTTCCCCAGCAGTTACATGACAATATCGCCCTTTATTAAATAGCGATATTGAGTAGCGTAATGACTCCTGCAATCTATCTGGCTAAAGGCCGTGACAAATCTGTTCTACGTCGTCACCCTTGGATCTTTTCTCGTGGTATCGACAAGTTAGAAGGTGAACCTCAATTAGGTGAAACGGTCGATGTTTTCTCTCACGAAGGACAATGGTTAGCGAAAGCGGCTTATTCTCCTAACTCTCAGATTCGTGCGCGTATTTGGAGCTTTACCAAACAACCTATCGACAAAGCCTTCTTTATTGAACGCATCGAGCAAGCACAAAGCTTACGTGATGAACTGATCGCGCGCGATGGCCTAACCGGCTACCGTTTAATTGCGGCAGAATCGGATGGTCTACCAGGCATCACTATCGATAAATACCAAGATTTCTTAGTGTGTCAGCTGCTTAGCGCTGGTGCAGAATATTGCAAAGAGATGCTTATTGAAGCATTAGTGCACTGTTTCCCAACTTGCTCCATCTACGAACGTTCTGACGTTGCTGTACGTAAGAAAGAAGGTTTGCAAGAGCGTGTGGGTCTGCTGCACGGTGAATTGCCACCAAAATCCGTCGTGATTGAAGAGAACGGCGTGAAAATCAGCGTTGATATCGTCGGCGGCCACAAAACTGGCTTCTACCTTGATCAACGTGATAGCCGCTTACGTTCTATGAAATACGTGCAAGATAAAGAAGTATTGAACTGCTTCTCTTACACTGGCGGTTTTGGCCTGTATGCCCTGAAAGGCGGCGCAAAACGTGTGATTAATGCCGACGTTTCACAGCCTGCTTTGGATACTGCGAAATATAACGCCGAGCTTAACGAGTTTGATATCTCGAAAAAACGCGCTGTGTTCCTTAACGCGGATGTGTTCAAACTGCTACGTGAATACCGCGACCAAGGTACGCAATTTGACGTGGTGGTGATGGACCCACCAAAATTTGCC is a window of Vibrio porteresiae DSM 19223 DNA encoding:
- a CDS encoding amino acid ABC transporter permease, translated to MKAQKVHQFQPSLPPPENTTGVVGWLKKNLFNGPVNSIVTVVLLFLAVRAVWALLEWAVINADWIGATRDACTRDGACWVFIRVRWEQFMYGFYPAAELWRPRVFFASLAVLIAAMAYEKTPGRKWIFGFFILIYPFLIAGLLFGGYAGLPVVETHKWGGLMVTLVIALVGIVVSLPIGVFLALGRRSTMPLIRTLSTVYIEVWRGVPLITVLFMASVMIPLFLSQGHDIDKLLRALIGVALFSAAYMAEVVRGGLQAIPKGQYEAADALGLSFWKKMGLIILPQALKITIPSIVNTFIGLFKDTSLVMIIGMFDVLGIGQSATTDPAWLGFATESYVFVALVFWVFCFGMSRYSIWLENRLNTGHKR
- a CDS encoding amino acid ABC transporter ATP-binding protein, coding for MTQQDTHDFMIQLKDMNKWYGEFHVLKNINLNVKKGEKIVICGPSGSGKSTMIRCINRLEEHQKGQIIVAGNELTEDLKNIELVRREVGMCFQHFNLFPHLTVLENCTLAPIWVKKMPKEEAEAIAMKYLKRVKIPDQADKFPGQLSGGQQQRVAIARSLCMSPQVMLFDEPTSALDPEMVREVLDVMVELADEGMTMLCVTHEMGFAKEVADRVIFMDAGEIIEENNPKDFFENPQSDRTQNFLSQILHH
- a CDS encoding Bax inhibitor-1/YccA family protein, with amino-acid sequence MNSPMYSRSRTYDGALQTNKVLRNTYALLSMTLLWSAIVAGVSMAMNLPRPGIIITLVGFYGLLFLTEKNRNNGMGLVFTFLFTGFLGYTLGPILNMYVGAGMGDVVLTALGGTALAFLGASAYALTTKRDLSFIGGLLMAGFVVLLVGTVVNLFFHMPALYLAMSGLFVLFSTGAIMLTTQQIIRGGENNYISATITLFVSIYNLFISLLSILGVMNDD
- a CDS encoding alkene reductase, giving the protein MKLFSPIKMGQLELSNRIAMAPMTRARVNNEFDAADDDTAIYFAQRASAGLLITEGSQISKQGQGFLFIPGIYNEEQVKGWQKTTQAVHDKGGKIFIQIWHVGRMSHTSLQPNNQAPVSSVAEKANGTCFAYDAQGNAGKVEVSEPTALTLEGIKAIKQDYVNAAKNAIRAGFDGVEIHGANGYLLEQFINAGLNTRDDQYGGQTIENRLRLTLEVVDEIAAAIGSEKTAIRVAPFGRFSDMHAFEGEEETWLTLGDELNKRNLAYVHLSEQGTIGDVFTIPEGFTGKFREHYQGIIMIAGGFDKQSAEEYLQRGDVDMVAFGRPYIGNPDLVERLQNDWPLVEADRAIFYGGDSHGYIDFPAYQPEHAE
- a CDS encoding TusE/DsrC/DsvC family sulfur relay protein, encoding MIQYQGKSIETDQEGYLLDSSLWEEEMIAVLAQAEGIDLTDAHREVILFVRHFYEEFNTSPAIRMLVKAMEKEYGKEKGNSIYLFKLFPKGPAKQATKLAGLPKPAKCL
- the yccX gene encoding acylphosphatase, translated to MTCEKFTVSGVVQAVGFRYFTAHECLKLGLTGYAKNLFDGSVEVVAHGSPEQLDALYEFLAKGPRTAVVESVLREAVPCDVVYTGFEIL
- a CDS encoding class I SAM-dependent methyltransferase — protein: MTPAIYLAKGRDKSVLRRHPWIFSRGIDKLEGEPQLGETVDVFSHEGQWLAKAAYSPNSQIRARIWSFTKQPIDKAFFIERIEQAQSLRDELIARDGLTGYRLIAAESDGLPGITIDKYQDFLVCQLLSAGAEYCKEMLIEALVHCFPTCSIYERSDVAVRKKEGLQERVGLLHGELPPKSVVIEENGVKISVDIVGGHKTGFYLDQRDSRLRSMKYVQDKEVLNCFSYTGGFGLYALKGGAKRVINADVSQPALDTAKYNAELNEFDISKKRAVFLNADVFKLLREYRDQGTQFDVVVMDPPKFAESKAQLNGACRGYKDINMLAMQIIKPGGTLLTYSCSGLMDQVLFQKIIADAAVDAGRTVKFVERFEQAGDHPVDTAYPEGFYLKGFACKVL